A single window of Nicotiana sylvestris chromosome 3, ASM39365v2, whole genome shotgun sequence DNA harbors:
- the LOC104235060 gene encoding heterogeneous nuclear ribonucleoprotein 1-like has translation MDYDVAEQNDGNYQPLEPYSETRGDNSAGHELKHSIDDSSAGKLFVGGIAWETNEESFRKYFSRFGETTDCVIMMDKVSGRPRGFGFVTFANPEVVNKVLEEDHVIDGRTVEVKRTVPKEDMQVKGAPKTKKFFVGGLPLSLTEDELKEYFYSYGYVLEHQIMLDRETGRSRGFGFVTFDSEHAIEKVLNNGRMHEICGKQAEIKRAEPKRAGAEYANGSRQHHGGSGSKSYIGFGGSEGGFGGGYGGTMGRGYGGYGGHGGGGGGYCGYGNIGGSYDGGVARFYSGYGGYGYGFGFSGPMYRAGVSGGTSYVAPCSYGGTTGYAGSRGYTGGDSSWYGGAKGSVSGNAKGYGVGGSTGGAKAYENGGAASRRFHPYQK, from the exons ATGGATTATGATGTAGCTGAACAAAATGATGGTAACTATCAACCACTAGAGCCATATTCAGAAACCCGTGGAGATAATAGTGCAGGCCATGAATTAAAGCATTCAATCGATGATTCTTCTGCAGG AAAGCTTTTTGTTGGAGGCATTGCTTGGGAGACCAATGAAG AATCTTTTAGGAAATATTTCAGCAGGTTTGGAGAGACAACTGACTGTGTAATAATGATGGATAAGGTCTCTGGACGGCCGCGAGGATTTGGATTTGTAACATTTGCTAACCCAGAAGTTGTGAATAAGGTTTTAGAGGAAGACCACGTCATAGATGGTAGAACG GTGGAAGTGAAAAGGACAGTACCTAAGGAGGACATGCAAGTTAAAGGAGCTccaaaaacaaagaaattttttgtCGGCGGTCTTCCATTATCTTTAACCGAAG ATGAGTTGAAGGAATATTTTTATTCTTATGGCTATGTTCTGGAGCACCAAATCATGCTGGACCGCGAGACTGGTCGGTCCCGAGGCTTTGGCTTCGTGACTTTTGATAGTGAACATGCCATTGAAAAAGTTTTAAACAATGGTCGTATGCATGAAATCTGTGGCAAACAA GCTGAAATTAAGAGGGCTGAGCCAAAAAGAGCTGGTGCTGAATATGCAAACGGGAGCAGGCAGCATCATGGTGGGAGTGGTTCGAAATCATACATTGGCTTCGGTGGGTCTGAAGGAGGGTTTGGTGGTGGATATGGCGGAACGATGGGTAGAGGGTATGGTGGATATGGCGGacatggtggtggtggtggtggctaTTGTGGTTATGGAAACATTGGAGGAAGTTATGATGGAGGTGTTGCAAGATTTTACTCTGGGTATGGTGGATATGGTTATGGTTTTGGGTTTAGTGGACCTATGTATAGGGCAGGTGTATCCGGAGGCACTAGCTATGTGGCTCCTTGTAGCTATGGTGGTACCACTGGGTATGCTGGCAGTAGAGGATATACAGGCGGTGATAGTAGCTGGTATGGTGGGGCTAAAGGCTCTGTATCTGGCAATGCTAAAGGATATGGTGTTGGTGGTAGCACCGGAGGTGCCAAAGCATATGAGAATGGTGGTGCTGCAAGCAGACGGTTTCATCCCTATCAGAAGTGA